ACCACAGTCATTACCAAAACAATCTGGTCAATATTAGAAGCGATGATATGAGATTCCTTGCTTAGATTGGTTGCTTTTCGAATCAAATAATTTGTTCTGGGCTCCAGTTCAGTAATTACAGCATGTTCGTCAGTAGTATCAACATGAACAATATCGCCTACAGTAATTGGATTAGTCGTACGAATTCCTTTAGTACGAAATTTACCTTTAAGTCGGGCCTTGATAAATTCACCATTATCTAGTTTGATTTCGTACCAACTACCTGTAGATTTTGTTACATAACCTTTTGCCATAAATCTGCTGAAAAATAGGCTTCAAAAGTACGGAATATGATAGGAGCTTGAATAATTTTTTTGAATCATAATCGTTTTTAAAAGTTAATGTTCGTTGAATTTTAGAAACACTATGTGACACAACGAGAGGTTATCTGTATTTTTGATTTTGTTAAGATGAGTATATGTCAATTTCAGTAAAAAATATCACTAAAATATATGGTGCGCAAAAAGCACTGAATAATGTTTCTTTCGAAATCCAACCTGGAGAAATTGTTGGTTTTTTAGGCCCGAATGGAGCAGGAAAATCTACGATGATGAAGATCATTACGGGATATTTGCCACAAACTTCGGGAGAAGTAAGTGTGATCGGCATGCATATAGACGATAATGCGCTGGAATTAAAAAAGCAGATTGGCTATTTACCCGAACACAATCCACTGTACCTGGAAATGTACGTTTGGGAATTTTTAGAGTTTACAGCGAATGTGACTCAAGTACAGAATAAGAAAGAAAGAATTGCGGAAGTGATCAAATTGGTAGGCCTGGAAAAAGAACAAAATAAGCTGATCGAAAGCTTATCAAAAGGATACCGTCAAAGAGTTGGATTAGCACATGCTATTTTGCATGATCCTCAGGTGCTTATATTGGATGAGCCTACTACAGGTTTAGATCCAAATCAGATTGTAGAAATTCGTAATTTGATTCGTGAGATTGGTAAAGAAAAAACAGTGATGCTTTCTACGCATATTATGCAGGAAGTTGAGGCGATTTGTAGCCGTGTGATCATTATCAACGAGGGACAAATTGTAGCAGATAAACCTATTGAAAATATCAATGAGGTGTCTGAAGGTTTCCGTATTATTAAAGTGCAATTTGAAGGTGAAGTATCAGAAGTTGTATTCCATAGCATTAAGAATATTGTAAATATTCAATTGGTAGGAGAAAGTACTTTTGAGTTAAAAACAAAGTCATCGGTTGATATCCGTCCTGATATATTTTCACTAGCGGTCAAGAAAGATTTAAAAGTTCTGGAACTCTCTTTAGTTGAGAAGCAGCTGGAGCAGGTTTTCCATGATTTGACGGAAAAAAAGAAGAAATAACATTTATGTGTGGAACTTACCAATAAAGAAATAAGTCGGAATTTTAATTGGTTAGGGCATATATATAACCCATTAAAAAAGATTTTTCTTTGGAACAGGCCAGAAAAAGTAATCTCACGAAGTATCCCGTTTATGCGTAAGGCTTCAAAGGCATTGGTCGTTGGAGGAGGAGCGGATAATACCGTGTTAGAGTTATTAAACCAAAACAAAGTAGATACGGTTACGCATGTAGATATTTCAAAAGTGCTATCAGAAAAGTCGCAAGCAAGAATTAAGAATATTGATGGATCAGATCAGGTAACTTTTTTGGTAAGGTCATATTTAGAATATAATTCAAAATCTAAATATGATGCGATCCTATTCCCATATTATTTGGATTTGTTTGATGTCGGTGATTTGAAAGATCAAATAAAGCACACCGCGACATTATTAAAGTCGAACAGTTGTGTATATGTGATTGATTTTTCATCAAGCCAAAATCAATCGATCTGGATGAAGTTAAAAGTGAGAATTTTATACTTATTCTTTTATCCTGTTATTCGCAATCGAAATTATAAAATACCTGATTTCGATACTTCGTTTAAGGAAATAGGATTTAAAAAAGAATTTGAAGAGTGCTTTTATGGAGGTTTTTACTCGTTAAAAGTATTTACAAAATAGATTTGAATATGACCATGATGGTAATAATCGCAAAGTAGAAGACCATAGTCCCCTCAACCATAAAAGCATTGAATAACGCAGCATTATATTTTTTAAATAGGAGGATAATGTAAGTCGCCCAGGCTTGAGATAAGATCATTCCAATAACGACTTCAATACCATAAATATCACTGGTAAAAAACTGTAAAAACGTGATGATTGTTGGTATGGTTAAAAGCGATATAGATAGCCAGATAGCTTTTTCGTTATTGAGTAACAACGGAATGGTTTTTAGATTCCACTTTTTGTCTAAATGTGCATCACGAATATCAAAGGGAATGGTGATGGCAAAGATGAAGAAGAATCTCTGTAACCCAAGTAACCATATGTCATTGGTAGAAACGGATTGAATCAAAATTAATGGGATGGTTGAAGTGGTTAGCGTGACTACTAAACTGATGGCATAAATCTTTATCCCAGGAATATCTCTCAGCCTTTTCCATCCGGATTGAGTTGGAATGAGGGGTAGAGAATAAGCTATTGAAATCAAGCCCAACGGAATAATGAGTTGCCAAATTTGTAATGTGAGTTGTGGTATACAGAATAGCAAACCAATAAAACCAACCGCTACAGAAATTCTGGCCATCAAAGGTTTTTTATCCACCTGACGTTGTGCAGGCGTATATTCTACCGGGATGGTTAGGTAAATCCCAATTAGCCTGTGAAGCGGATAAAGGAATAGAGTTGAAAAAAATAGGAATGAGATGTAATAGAAGTCAAAATCAAACTGACTTATTGTTATATATGTAGCTAATGTAATGGCAGTAATTGGAATAGCAACGTAGGTATTACTATGAACAAATCGAAGTAAAAAAAGTTTGAATGGTTTCCGATGGGAATGAGAATGTACATGTTGAGGAGAATCCAATGGTATAATTTTAAAAATTATTGATCCAACGATTTTCCAATTCCCACTCCAATCACAGTTCCTATTAAACTTCCAGCTAAAGCGTTAAAGGCTTTCTTGCTTCGAGCAACCTTGATGTATCCTTCTTGATAAGCCGGGTGACTTAAAATAGTTGTGCTTCTTTGATTAATATTTTTGATATCAATTTTTGATACCCCGGCACCAATGGTATAAACCAAAGGAACACCTGCAACATAAAATCCATCACGTAAAAGGTAACCCAGGCCGGCTCCAACAACCACTCCTAAAACAGCGGTCATCTTAGGGTGATAATCTGCTTTTGCATCTTGTTCTCCCAAAATGAATAAATACATTTCATCGGGAGTAAGATAATGATCCAGTTCCTCACTTTTATAGTACAGCGTATCAACAGAACCATTTTCATATTTGATGTCGAAGACCATTTCAGAAGCAACAAATTTGTCTTTTAATCCTTTTTTCTTCTGAATCGAGTAATTAACGTTGATGCTATCTACCGATGTAACTTTTGCCACTATGACATTCCCACCTAAAAGTGTTATGGTGTCCTGCCCCTTGAGATGGATGGAATATGACAATCCAAGGATGGCAAAAACGTAGAAAAACAATCGCATAAGTTTATTCTTTTTTGAGGCGCCAAAGATAGCTTAATTAGGAAATGAGGGAATAGACAAAATTTTAGATTTAATTAATGGATTTTGTATACGTAAATGGTTTTAATCAGAGGGTTAAAATGTTAGTTTTGTGGACTTGAAAAAAACGAAATAGAATTAGATAAATCGCTTTATGGAGTACAGGAATTTTACTAGACGTCATATTGGTGTTAATGACCACTTTGAACGTCAAATGTTGGATTATTTAGGGTATCAAAATATTGATGACTTAATTGAAGATACAATTCCATCAAATATTAGGTTGGATAAGTCCATTTCAATTGGTGAAGGAATGAGTGAAATGGAATATGGAAAACACATCACTGCATTAGCGAATAAGAATAAGCAGTTTAGATCTTATATTGGAATGGGGTATTACAACACGAATACACCTCCGGTAATCTTTAGGAATGTGTTCCAAAACCCAGGTTGGTATACGGCTTATACTCCTTATCAGGCGGAGATTTCTCAAGGGAGATTAGAAGCATTGTTGAATTTCCAAACAATGATTGTTGACCTTACAGGGTTGCCATTGGCAAATGCCTCTCTTTTAGATGAAGCAACTGCAGCAGCAGAAACAATGTTGATGTTCTATCACTTACGCTCTAGAAAGCAAGTAAAAGCCAATGTGAACAAATTCTTTATTGATGAGAATGTTTTCCCTCAAACTATTGATGTGATTAAATCTCATGCAAATGCTTTAGAAATAGAGTTAATATTCGGTGACTATCAAGAATTTGCTGGGGACGAGATGTTCTTTGGAGCATTGGTACAATATCCGTCTTCTACTGGAAATATCAACGATTATAAAGCTTTCGGAAAAGCTATGAATGAAGCAGGAATTAAATTAGGAGTTGTTTCTGATTTAATGGCTTTATCTATGTTGGAAGAACCAGGAAGTTGGGGTGCTGATTGTGTAGTAGGAAACTCTCAACGTATGGGTGTGCCAATGGGTTATGGTGGACCTCATGCAGCATTTTTTGCTACTCGTGAAGAATATAAGCGTAGTATTCCTGGTCGTATTATTGGAGTATCTCAAGATGCAGCAGGTAATCCGGCTTACAGAATGTCGTTACAGACACGTGAACAACATATTAAAAGAGAAAAAGCAACTTCTAACATTTGTACTGCGCAAGCATTATTGGCTGTGATGGCTGGTTTTTATGCAGTATATCATGGGCCAGATGGAATTAAATCTATTGCATCACAAATTCATGGTAAAGCAGTATTGTTACATGAGGGGATCAAAAAAGCAGGGTATCAACCTATAAATGATACTTATTTTGATACAATTTCATTTGCGGCTTCAAATGCGCAAATTGAAGAAATCAGAAACAAAGCAGTTGCATTAGAGATCAACTTAAGATATTTCGAAGGTGGATTTGGTTTGAGTACCGATGAAACTGTGACATTGAATGATATCAATGATATCCTATCCATTTTTGGTGGGGACGCAGTTTCAGGATCTTTCGATAGATCAACAATACCTGCGGATTTGGAAAGAAAATCTGAATTCCTAACAAATGGTGTTTTCAGAATGTATCATTCAGAAACTGAAATGATGCGTTATTTGAAAAAATTAGAGAATAGAGATTTATCTCTGACACATTCTATGATTTCGTTGGGCTCATGTACTATGAAATTGAATGCTGCAAGTCAGATGTTACCGATTGGTCATCCAGGGTTTATGAACATTCACCCATTTGTGCCAATGGATCAGGCGCAGGGATATAAAGAGTTAATCGATGAATTAAATAAAGATTTATCTGAAATTACCGGGTTTAAGCAAATGAGTTTTGAACCTAATTCTGGTGCGCAAGGTGAGTATACCGGATTAAAAGTAATTCAGGCATATCATCAACACCATGGAAATGCACATAGACGTGTATGTTTAATTCCAAGTTCTGCTCACGGAACAAATCCAGCTTCAGCTGTGATGGCGGGAATGGAAGTGAAGATTGTAAAGAGTTTGGAAAATGGAAATATCGATGTAGACGATTTAAGAGAAAAAGCAGAACAGTATAAAGAAAATCTATCTGCGTTGATGATCACTTATCCATCTACTCATGGAGTATTTGAAGCAAGTGTGACCGAAATTATGGATATCATCCACGAAAATGGAGGTTTAGTATATATGGACGGTGCAAATATGAATGCACAGGTAGGTTTGACTTCTCCAGGAAAAATTGGTGCAGATGTATGTCACCTAAATTTACATAAAACGTTTGCGATTCCTCATGGAGGAGGAGGTCCTGGTATGGGGCCAATCGGTGTGAACGAAAAATTAGTGCCATTCTTACCAAATCATACAATGACTGAAGTAGGAGGGGAACATGGAATTCACGCGGTAAGTTCAGCGCCATTTGGAAGTGCTTTGGTATTACCAATTTCTTATGGGTATATCAAGATGCTTGGAACAGAAGGTTTAACAAAATCTACGGAAATTGCTATCTTGAATGCGAATTATATGCATAAAAGATTGACTGAGGCAGGATTCGATATTCTTTTCTCAGGCGAGAATGGTAATGTAGCGCACGAGATGATTGTTGACTTTAGAAAATACAAAGCTGGCGGAATTGAGGTTGTTGACGTAGCGAAACGATTAATGGATTATGGATTCCATGCGCCAACAGTATCGTTCCCGGTTGGAGGAACATTAATGATCGAGCCAACAGAAAGTGAATCTAAGGCGGAGTTAGACCGTTTCCTGGATGCGTTGATTCAAATCAAATCTGAAATTGAAGCTGTTGTAGACGGAAAAGTGGATAAAGAAGATAATGTGATGAAAAATGCGCCACATACTTCTAGAATGGTAGCTTACGAAGATTGGAATCAATCTTATACACGTAAAGAAGCTGCTTATCCAATAGATTATTTATTGGATGCTAAATTCTGGCCATATGTAAGAAGAATTGACGATGCATATGGAGACCGAAACTTGGTATGTAGTTGTCTTCCGGTATCGGCTTACGAATAAAAAAGATAGAATAGGAGCAGCTTTTGTTGCTCCTATTTCGTTTATAAACTTAACTAACAGATAATAACATGAAAAAAACAAATGTTTTATTTCTATTGATTTTGATCGGTTTTTCCGCTAATGCACAAATAATGGAAAGTACCCAAAAATCATATTCTTCAAGAATACTTCCCCAGACTGAATCAAGAGACTTTAGTCGTGCCGCAGCTTCTATA
This genomic interval from bacterium SCSIO 12643 contains the following:
- the gldA gene encoding gliding motility-associated ABC transporter ATP-binding subunit GldA, whose amino-acid sequence is MSISVKNITKIYGAQKALNNVSFEIQPGEIVGFLGPNGAGKSTMMKIITGYLPQTSGEVSVIGMHIDDNALELKKQIGYLPEHNPLYLEMYVWEFLEFTANVTQVQNKKERIAEVIKLVGLEKEQNKLIESLSKGYRQRVGLAHAILHDPQVLILDEPTTGLDPNQIVEIRNLIREIGKEKTVMLSTHIMQEVEAICSRVIIINEGQIVADKPIENINEVSEGFRIIKVQFEGEVSEVVFHSIKNIVNIQLVGESTFELKTKSSVDIRPDIFSLAVKKDLKVLELSLVEKQLEQVFHDLTEKKKK
- the gcvP gene encoding aminomethyl-transferring glycine dehydrogenase, giving the protein MEYRNFTRRHIGVNDHFERQMLDYLGYQNIDDLIEDTIPSNIRLDKSISIGEGMSEMEYGKHITALANKNKQFRSYIGMGYYNTNTPPVIFRNVFQNPGWYTAYTPYQAEISQGRLEALLNFQTMIVDLTGLPLANASLLDEATAAAETMLMFYHLRSRKQVKANVNKFFIDENVFPQTIDVIKSHANALEIELIFGDYQEFAGDEMFFGALVQYPSSTGNINDYKAFGKAMNEAGIKLGVVSDLMALSMLEEPGSWGADCVVGNSQRMGVPMGYGGPHAAFFATREEYKRSIPGRIIGVSQDAAGNPAYRMSLQTREQHIKREKATSNICTAQALLAVMAGFYAVYHGPDGIKSIASQIHGKAVLLHEGIKKAGYQPINDTYFDTISFAASNAQIEEIRNKAVALEINLRYFEGGFGLSTDETVTLNDINDILSIFGGDAVSGSFDRSTIPADLERKSEFLTNGVFRMYHSETEMMRYLKKLENRDLSLTHSMISLGSCTMKLNAASQMLPIGHPGFMNIHPFVPMDQAQGYKELIDELNKDLSEITGFKQMSFEPNSGAQGEYTGLKVIQAYHQHHGNAHRRVCLIPSSAHGTNPASAVMAGMEVKIVKSLENGNIDVDDLREKAEQYKENLSALMITYPSTHGVFEASVTEIMDIIHENGGLVYMDGANMNAQVGLTSPGKIGADVCHLNLHKTFAIPHGGGGPGMGPIGVNEKLVPFLPNHTMTEVGGEHGIHAVSSAPFGSALVLPISYGYIKMLGTEGLTKSTEIAILNANYMHKRLTEAGFDILFSGENGNVAHEMIVDFRKYKAGGIEVVDVAKRLMDYGFHAPTVSFPVGGTLMIEPTESESKAELDRFLDALIQIKSEIEAVVDGKVDKEDNVMKNAPHTSRMVAYEDWNQSYTRKEAAYPIDYLLDAKFWPYVRRIDDAYGDRNLVCSCLPVSAYE
- a CDS encoding class I SAM-dependent methyltransferase codes for the protein MRKASKALVVGGGADNTVLELLNQNKVDTVTHVDISKVLSEKSQARIKNIDGSDQVTFLVRSYLEYNSKSKYDAILFPYYLDLFDVGDLKDQIKHTATLLKSNSCVYVIDFSSSQNQSIWMKLKVRILYLFFYPVIRNRNYKIPDFDTSFKEIGFKKEFEECFYGGFYSLKVFTK